A stretch of Lactiplantibacillus brownii DNA encodes these proteins:
- a CDS encoding MFS transporter — protein MDKAKTTLTLAGRRRFWFIFTLLTGTWTMSISQSSLSTVYPTFMHDFGISASTVQWLTTGFMLTMVVMMPISPWLLNNIGFKKLFLTVLVLFDLGSIIIYFAPSFAVMMVGRLIKAAAVGVLFPSYQSILLTITPESKRGSTMGIAGLVMGSALASGPIISGVVLKFTDWHGLFLVFITVATILILLSFVTIQDVMVSKPSKLDLISIVMLLGFAGILYVVNEIGKPNVNWTLGWILLIVSIIAVAYFTYRQFHLTTPLLELRVLKTFNYDLAIFLTAISYVALIVVTIVFPLYYQGVLKVSPFISGLSLVPGAVFLSILNPLTGKLAEKFGYKQIMLFGMAMIVIGWLILALIPTKLTLLTMILIAALIEGGNAFVMMPAVTLGANSLPNRLISHGTAVITTVRQILGSAGVAIATLILSNVTAAQLKSGVPTLTANLQGYHAVFLTMLGVEIVGFILALLLRDERQKG, from the coding sequence ATGGACAAGGCAAAGACGACGTTGACTTTGGCAGGTCGGCGGCGGTTCTGGTTCATTTTTACTTTATTAACGGGGACTTGGACGATGTCGATCAGTCAATCGTCATTATCGACGGTTTACCCAACCTTTATGCATGATTTTGGGATTTCAGCATCGACGGTTCAATGGCTCACGACAGGCTTTATGTTAACGATGGTCGTGATGATGCCAATTAGCCCCTGGTTGCTTAACAATATTGGTTTCAAGAAATTATTCCTGACCGTTTTGGTCCTATTTGATCTTGGTTCCATCATTATCTATTTCGCTCCAAGCTTTGCGGTCATGATGGTTGGTCGGTTGATCAAGGCTGCTGCAGTGGGCGTGTTATTCCCGTCTTACCAATCTATCCTTCTGACCATTACCCCAGAATCTAAACGTGGCTCGACGATGGGTATCGCTGGCCTGGTGATGGGGTCAGCGTTAGCTTCTGGCCCGATTATTTCTGGGGTCGTATTGAAGTTTACGGATTGGCATGGCCTGTTCTTAGTCTTCATTACGGTTGCGACTATTTTAATCTTACTAAGCTTTGTCACGATTCAAGATGTGATGGTCAGCAAGCCATCTAAATTAGATTTAATTTCAATTGTGATGCTACTAGGGTTTGCCGGTATTCTGTATGTAGTGAATGAAATTGGCAAGCCGAATGTTAATTGGACCTTGGGCTGGATCTTATTGATTGTCTCAATTATTGCGGTGGCCTATTTCACTTATCGACAATTCCACCTCACCACGCCACTGCTTGAATTGAGAGTGCTAAAAACCTTTAATTATGACTTGGCAATCTTCTTGACCGCGATTTCTTATGTCGCCTTGATTGTGGTTACCATTGTCTTCCCACTCTATTACCAAGGGGTACTGAAGGTCTCGCCATTTATTTCTGGTTTATCTTTAGTTCCAGGGGCGGTTTTCTTAAGTATTCTGAATCCGCTAACTGGGAAGCTAGCCGAAAAATTTGGTTATAAACAGATCATGCTGTTTGGGATGGCGATGATTGTCATTGGCTGGCTCATCCTGGCTTTGATTCCTACCAAATTAACACTACTGACCATGATTTTAATTGCAGCGTTAATTGAAGGTGGCAATGCATTTGTCATGATGCCAGCGGTGACCTTAGGCGCTAACTCGTTACCTAATCGCTTGATCTCCCATGGAACCGCGGTAATTACCACGGTTCGGCAGATCTTAGGGTCAGCTGGCGTTGCGATTGCGACCTTGATTTTGTCAAATGTGACCGCTGCTCAGCTCAAATCAGGAGTACCGACGCTGACTGCTAACTTGCAAGGGTATCATGCCGTGTTTCTAACGATGCTCGGTGTTGAAATTGTTGGCTTTATCTTAGCGTTACTATTACGCGATGAACGGCAAAAAGGGTAA
- a CDS encoding DUF2187 domain-containing protein, with amino-acid sequence MAEINVGDRVKCQKNGNTDHDFYAKVEKIYENSAYVTITHYDSRDDINVVELQYRAVISLKKMTLAQPSDGEKEQMQAVSAAMLAD; translated from the coding sequence ATGGCTGAAATTAATGTGGGGGATCGGGTCAAGTGCCAAAAAAATGGTAATACCGATCATGATTTTTATGCTAAGGTCGAAAAGATTTACGAAAACTCCGCGTATGTCACAATTACCCATTATGATTCTCGGGATGACATTAACGTAGTTGAACTTCAATATCGGGCCGTGATTTCATTGAAGAAGATGACGCTTGCCCAACCTAGTGACGGCGAAAAAGAACAGATGCAGGCGGTTAGTGCTGCCATGCTCGCCGACTAG